Proteins from a single region of Rhodospirillales bacterium:
- the hypE gene encoding hydrogenase expression/formation protein HypE has product MNRRISPRPLDLERGRIDLSHGAGGRAMAQLIEELFEAHFDNPLLARHNDQACFEVGAGRMVITTDGFVISPLFFPGGDIGSLAVHGTINDVAMAGARPLYLACGMILEEGFPLADLRAIVASMAGAAKSAGVPIVTGDTKVVERGKGDGVFITTTGVGVVPAGVDIASDRAQPGDAVLINGSIGDHGTAVLSKRENLSFETEILSDSAALHGLVAAMLAAAPGIHAMRDPTRGGLAALLNEIARESRVGIMIDEGAIPIAVAVRGACELLGLDPLYVANEGKLVAFCAAAEAVRLLEAMRAHPLGRRASIIGKVVDDADGYVQMRTSFGGTRIVDWLAGEQLPRIC; this is encoded by the coding sequence ATCAATCGGCGGATTTCACCGCGACCGCTCGACCTCGAGCGCGGACGCATCGATCTCAGCCACGGCGCCGGCGGCCGGGCGATGGCACAGCTCATCGAGGAGTTGTTCGAGGCGCACTTCGACAATCCGCTGCTTGCCCGGCACAACGATCAGGCCTGCTTTGAGGTCGGCGCCGGGCGGATGGTGATAACCACCGACGGCTTCGTCATCTCGCCGTTGTTCTTTCCCGGCGGCGACATCGGCTCGCTCGCGGTGCATGGGACGATCAACGACGTCGCCATGGCCGGCGCCCGGCCGCTCTATCTCGCCTGCGGCATGATCCTCGAGGAGGGATTCCCGCTGGCTGACCTGCGGGCGATCGTGGCATCGATGGCAGGCGCGGCGAAGTCGGCGGGGGTGCCGATCGTCACCGGCGATACCAAGGTGGTCGAGCGTGGCAAGGGGGACGGCGTTTTCATCACCACTACTGGCGTCGGCGTCGTGCCTGCGGGCGTCGATATCGCCAGCGATCGAGCTCAGCCCGGGGACGCGGTGCTGATCAACGGCAGTATCGGCGATCATGGCACGGCGGTGCTGTCGAAACGGGAAAACCTGTCGTTCGAAACCGAGATTCTGTCCGACTCGGCGGCACTCCACGGTCTGGTTGCGGCGATGCTCGCGGCGGCGCCGGGGATTCACGCCATGCGCGATCCCACCCGAGGCGGCCTCGCCGCGCTGCTCAATGAGATCGCGCGGGAATCTCGCGTCGGCATTATGATCGATGAAGGCGCGATTCCGATCGCGGTCGCCGTGCGTGGCGCCTGCGAGTTGCTCGGCCTCGATCCGCTTTACGTCGCCAACGAGGGCAAGCTCGTAGCCTTCTGCGCCGCGGCCGAGGCCGTCCGCCTGCTGGAGGCGATGCGCGCGCATCCGCTCGGCCGCAGGGCGTCGATCATCGGTAAGGTCGTCGATGATGCTGACGGCTATGTGCAGATGCGCACAAGCTTCGGCGGCACCCGGATCGTTGACTGGCTCGCTGGCGAACAGCTTCCGCGCATATGCTGA
- a CDS encoding alpha/beta hydrolase: MRLEVISRKPKGRARPVPLVFVHGAYSAAWIWDEHFLPYFSDRGWEAHAVSLRGHGGSEGAADVLFARLRDYVADVEEVVSGLSVPPVLIGHSLGGMVVQKCLHRMSFPAAVLMASAPPHGVVSMVYGMAFTNPALLGELTWCQVMGEYAGDGNAIRHALFSDDTPDDVVRRYLPRFQPESVLVNLDLLGLDLPPSTPMLDVPVLVMGVENDQFIYRGALDATASTYRTKAEVFSGMAHAMMLEPQWERPAARIAEWLDAMIGASATGLRMRA, from the coding sequence ATGCGGCTGGAAGTGATTTCGCGCAAACCCAAGGGCCGCGCGCGGCCGGTGCCGCTGGTGTTCGTGCACGGTGCCTACAGTGCCGCATGGATCTGGGATGAGCATTTCCTGCCGTATTTCTCCGACCGAGGCTGGGAGGCACACGCGGTGAGCCTGCGTGGCCACGGCGGCAGTGAAGGCGCCGCGGACGTCCTGTTTGCCCGGCTGCGCGACTATGTCGCCGACGTTGAGGAGGTCGTCTCCGGTTTGTCGGTACCGCCCGTGCTGATCGGCCACTCGCTCGGCGGCATGGTGGTTCAGAAGTGCCTGCACCGCATGTCTTTTCCCGCGGCGGTGCTGATGGCCTCGGCGCCGCCGCACGGCGTGGTCAGCATGGTGTACGGCATGGCGTTCACCAACCCCGCCCTTCTCGGCGAGCTGACGTGGTGCCAAGTCATGGGCGAATACGCTGGCGACGGCAATGCGATTCGCCATGCACTTTTTTCCGACGATACCCCGGACGACGTCGTCCGCCGCTATCTGCCTCGTTTCCAGCCGGAATCGGTTTTAGTCAACCTCGACCTTCTCGGACTCGACCTGCCTCCGTCGACGCCCATGCTCGACGTGCCCGTGCTGGTGATGGGAGTTGAGAACGATCAGTTCATTTATCGTGGGGCTCTCGATGCGACCGCCTCAACCTATCGGACGAAGGCCGAGGTGTTCAGCGGTATGGCGCACGCGATGATGCTTGAGCCGCAATGGGAACGGCCGGCGGCGCGAATTGCCGAATGGCTCGACGCGATGATCGGCGCATCCGCAACCGGCTTGCGGATGCGCGCGTAG
- a CDS encoding acyl CoA:acetate/3-ketoacid CoA transferase, which translates to MLQCGNEYEWLPFPGDLQLKSSETKITAARAARTSGGRQHVKHKVVSADEAIALIQDGDTLVNTGFIGSGAPEDLLVALERRFLDSGAPRNLTLMFAAGQGDGAERGLNRLGHDGLLKRVIGGHWGLIPKVAKLALSNRIEGYNLPQGVISHLYRAIAAKAPGVVTKVGLSTFVDPRRDGGKINEISEEDLVELITLRGEEWLLYKAFPVNVAFCRGTTADANGNVTMEREALSLDNLAMAMAAKNSGGLVIVQVERIAEVGSLNPRNVKIPGILVDCVVVARPEFHAQTYGTYYDPAFASEIRVPLGSLAPMPLDERKVIARRSVFELPAGGVVNLGIGMPEGLAAVANEEKILQFVTLTTEPGGIGGVPQAGLNFGAGVNADAIIDQNQQFDFYDGGGLDMACLGLAECDEEGNLNVSRFGPKLAGAGGFINISQNARKIVFAGTFTAGGLNIVVEDKSLRILQEGRARKFVKQVGQVTFSGAYAKQIGQPVLYVTERCVFRLTPDGLALTEVAPGIDIDRDILAHMDFKPLIGEIEPMDLRIFCDEPMGLERDFIGLRDLPSRITYDGERNTLFLNFEGMRVRNEQDVVAIQDVVEKQCKRIGRIVNVVVNYDSFRIDDSVLDTYAKMVRYLEKNYYIVVTRYTTSAFMRAKLGEALAKRDVAPHVFETNAEAQQFLYETA; encoded by the coding sequence ATGCTGCAATGCGGCAATGAATATGAATGGCTTCCGTTTCCTGGTGATCTGCAGCTAAAGTCCAGCGAGACGAAGATAACGGCCGCGCGCGCGGCACGGACAAGCGGCGGGAGGCAACACGTGAAACATAAGGTTGTATCGGCGGACGAGGCGATCGCGCTGATCCAAGATGGCGATACCCTCGTCAATACCGGTTTTATCGGCAGCGGAGCGCCAGAAGACTTGCTCGTCGCGCTGGAGCGACGGTTTCTCGACTCCGGCGCTCCGCGAAACCTGACACTGATGTTTGCCGCCGGCCAGGGCGACGGCGCGGAACGAGGCTTGAACCGCCTCGGCCACGACGGACTGCTCAAGCGGGTCATCGGTGGGCACTGGGGGCTGATTCCAAAAGTCGCCAAACTGGCACTGAGCAACCGGATCGAGGGCTACAATCTGCCGCAGGGTGTCATCTCGCATCTTTACCGGGCGATCGCGGCCAAGGCGCCCGGGGTCGTCACCAAGGTCGGCCTCAGCACGTTCGTCGATCCGCGCCGTGACGGAGGGAAGATCAACGAGATTTCCGAAGAAGATCTTGTCGAGCTGATCACCCTGCGCGGCGAGGAGTGGCTTTTGTACAAGGCGTTTCCCGTCAACGTCGCGTTCTGCCGTGGCACCACCGCCGACGCCAACGGCAATGTGACCATGGAACGCGAAGCCCTGAGCCTGGATAACCTCGCCATGGCGATGGCGGCGAAGAATTCCGGTGGCCTTGTTATCGTGCAGGTCGAGCGCATCGCCGAAGTCGGCTCACTCAACCCCAGGAACGTCAAGATTCCCGGCATTCTCGTCGATTGTGTCGTCGTCGCCCGTCCGGAATTCCACGCCCAGACCTACGGAACCTACTACGATCCGGCCTTCGCTTCGGAAATTCGCGTCCCGCTCGGCTCGCTCGCCCCGATGCCGCTCGATGAGCGCAAGGTCATCGCCCGGCGCAGCGTCTTTGAGTTGCCGGCGGGTGGCGTCGTCAACCTCGGCATCGGCATGCCCGAGGGCCTCGCCGCGGTCGCGAATGAGGAAAAGATCCTGCAGTTCGTCACATTGACCACGGAGCCCGGGGGCATCGGCGGGGTTCCACAAGCGGGCCTCAATTTCGGAGCTGGAGTCAATGCCGATGCGATCATCGATCAGAATCAGCAATTCGACTTCTATGACGGTGGCGGTCTCGACATGGCCTGCCTCGGCCTTGCCGAGTGCGACGAGGAGGGCAACCTCAACGTCAGCCGTTTCGGTCCCAAACTCGCCGGAGCAGGCGGCTTCATCAACATTTCGCAGAACGCGCGCAAGATCGTCTTCGCCGGCACCTTCACCGCCGGCGGGCTGAACATCGTCGTCGAAGACAAATCATTGCGTATCCTTCAGGAAGGCCGTGCACGCAAATTCGTCAAGCAGGTTGGACAGGTCACCTTCAGCGGCGCCTATGCCAAGCAGATCGGACAGCCGGTGCTTTACGTGACTGAGCGCTGCGTCTTCCGCCTCACGCCCGATGGCCTTGCCTTGACGGAAGTCGCCCCCGGAATCGATATCGATCGCGATATCCTTGCCCACATGGATTTCAAGCCGTTGATCGGCGAGATCGAGCCGATGGACCTGCGCATCTTCTGCGACGAGCCGATGGGTCTCGAGCGCGACTTCATCGGGCTGCGCGATCTGCCGAGCCGGATCACGTACGATGGTGAGCGCAACACCCTGTTTCTCAATTTCGAAGGCATGCGAGTGCGGAACGAACAGGACGTCGTCGCGATCCAAGATGTGGTCGAAAAGCAATGCAAACGGATCGGGCGCATCGTCAACGTCGTCGTTAACTACGATTCATTCCGCATCGACGACAGCGTGCTCGACACCTATGCCAAGATGGTCCGATACCTGGAAAAGAACTACTACATCGTGGTTACGCGCTATACGACCAGCGCCTTCATGCGCGCCAAGCTGGGAGAGGCGCTGGCAAAACGCGACGTCGCCCCGCACGTGTTCGAGACCAACGCCGAAGCTCAGCAGTTTCTCTACGAAACGGCCTGA
- a CDS encoding ABC transporter substrate-binding protein, with product MVSRRLAIGMLVGVMMSVFVVPTSRAAETDTDAKVFIDGLAGEAISALTARDISREEREERARTLLNENFAVPTIGQFVLGRYWRVATPEEREEYLRLFEQLIVVTYVDRFSRYSGEKLTVRRSVTDAESGDVIVYSEITRPAAAPIEVGWRVRSQNGVRKIVDVYVEGVSMGLTQRSDFNSVIRNGGGAVSVLIDEMRRRVRQDS from the coding sequence ATGGTCTCTCGTCGGCTAGCGATCGGCATGCTCGTCGGCGTGATGATGAGCGTCTTCGTTGTGCCGACATCGCGCGCCGCGGAAACCGACACTGACGCCAAGGTATTTATCGATGGGTTGGCAGGCGAGGCCATTTCAGCGCTGACGGCGCGCGATATTTCGCGCGAGGAGCGAGAGGAACGGGCGCGGACGCTGCTGAACGAAAATTTCGCCGTGCCGACGATCGGCCAGTTCGTACTCGGCCGGTACTGGCGCGTCGCCACGCCGGAGGAGCGGGAAGAATATCTGCGCCTGTTCGAACAACTCATCGTCGTGACCTACGTCGACCGCTTCAGCCGCTATTCGGGCGAGAAACTGACGGTCCGGCGCAGCGTGACCGACGCCGAGAGTGGTGACGTGATCGTCTATTCGGAGATTACTCGGCCGGCCGCCGCCCCGATTGAAGTCGGCTGGCGCGTGCGCAGCCAGAACGGTGTGCGCAAGATCGTCGATGTCTATGTCGAAGGGGTCAGCATGGGGCTGACCCAGCGCTCGGATTTTAACTCCGTTATTCGCAACGGCGGCGGCGCGGTGAGCGTCCTGATCGACGAAATGCGCCGCCGCGTGCGGCAGGATTCGTAA
- the hpnC gene encoding squalene synthase HpnC encodes MNHNAGGAVEAPSGKDAAYENFPVGSFLLPAALRPHVAVFYAYARAIDDIADSADLPAEEKIARLDAFARVIGGEAPASDGFEKAQAIRRTLVATGISPQHCLDLISAFKHDAVKGRYADWPDLIDYCDRSAAPVGRFLIDLHGGSRSGYGAADALCNALQVINHLQDCQDDYRTLNRVYLPGDWVEREQARIDDLDRQASTPALRRVIDRCLDGIEALLTDAGALPAGLRSRRLAMESAAILGIAKSLTRRLRHQDPLARRVQLGKTEFLFSCVRGVVVQFL; translated from the coding sequence ATGAATCATAATGCAGGGGGGGCAGTCGAGGCCCCGTCCGGAAAGGACGCGGCCTACGAGAACTTTCCCGTCGGCTCGTTTCTGCTTCCGGCGGCGCTCAGGCCGCACGTCGCCGTATTTTATGCCTATGCGCGGGCCATCGATGATATCGCCGACAGCGCCGACCTCCCTGCCGAGGAGAAGATCGCCAGGCTTGACGCTTTCGCGCGAGTCATCGGCGGTGAGGCGCCGGCCTCGGACGGCTTCGAGAAGGCGCAGGCAATTCGCCGGACGTTGGTGGCCACGGGCATCTCGCCGCAGCACTGCCTCGATCTGATCTCGGCGTTTAAGCACGACGCGGTCAAGGGCCGCTACGCCGACTGGCCGGATCTGATCGATTATTGCGACCGGTCGGCGGCACCCGTCGGCCGTTTTCTCATCGATCTGCACGGCGGCTCGCGCAGCGGCTATGGTGCCGCGGACGCGCTGTGCAATGCGCTGCAGGTGATCAACCATCTTCAGGATTGTCAGGACGATTATCGCACATTGAATCGGGTCTATCTGCCGGGAGACTGGGTGGAACGGGAACAGGCGCGCATCGATGATCTCGACCGCCAGGCGAGCACGCCAGCGCTGCGTCGCGTGATCGACCGTTGTCTCGACGGCATCGAGGCGTTGCTGACGGATGCCGGGGCCTTGCCGGCGGGGTTGCGCAGCCGCCGCCTGGCGATGGAATCGGCGGCGATCCTCGGTATCGCTAAGTCCTTGACAAGGCGGCTCCGTCACCAGGATCCTCTGGCACGCAGGGTTCAACTCGGCAAAACCGAGTTTCTGTTCTCCTGTGTCCGCGGTGTCGTTGTTCAGTTTCTGTGA
- a CDS encoding glycosyltransferase: MLSIVFLVLIVFCVCGWLFLCYGRGGFWRANQRLPKSLPDAPMWGDVVAVIPARNEAECIGRTVASLLAQDYPGTLRVVVVDDGSSDGTAEAALAAARGSERLSILAGEPLPAGWTGKLWAVQQGVTWVTRQFPDSAFLLLTDADIEHDSTNVRRLVAKAERGRYQLVSLMVQLRCHTFWERLLVPPFIFFFQKLYPFAWVNDPRRPEAAAAGGCMLVRAPALAAAGGIAAIRGRLIDDCALAALLKEQGAIWLGLSHETRSLRPYDRLAEFWAMVARSAYTQLGYSRRLLLATVCVMTVQYLTPPAAIVYGVIVANLWIAILGVLAWSVMVAMFTPTLMLYRMPTAWGLALPLAALLYVLMTIDSARLTWQGRGGLWKGRSFSARADSDLSSA; this comes from the coding sequence ATGCTCAGTATCGTATTCCTGGTTCTCATCGTTTTTTGTGTTTGCGGCTGGCTGTTTCTTTGCTATGGCCGCGGCGGTTTCTGGCGGGCCAACCAAAGGCTGCCAAAATCTCTCCCGGATGCACCCATGTGGGGCGATGTTGTCGCGGTGATTCCGGCGCGGAATGAAGCCGAGTGTATCGGGCGTACGGTTGCCTCCCTGCTGGCGCAGGACTATCCCGGAACGTTGCGCGTGGTCGTCGTCGACGACGGATCGTCCGACGGCACCGCTGAGGCGGCGCTCGCCGCCGCCCGCGGTAGCGAGCGGCTGTCGATCCTTGCCGGTGAGCCGCTCCCGGCTGGGTGGACCGGCAAACTGTGGGCGGTTCAGCAGGGCGTGACCTGGGTCACCCGGCAGTTTCCGGATTCGGCGTTCCTGCTGCTCACCGACGCCGACATCGAACATGACTCGACCAACGTCCGGCGGCTCGTCGCCAAGGCCGAGCGCGGGCGGTATCAGCTCGTCTCGCTGATGGTTCAACTGCGCTGCCATACATTTTGGGAGCGGCTTCTCGTCCCGCCGTTCATTTTCTTTTTTCAAAAGCTCTATCCGTTTGCCTGGGTGAACGATCCGCGTCGCCCAGAAGCCGCGGCGGCGGGCGGATGCATGCTGGTGCGCGCGCCCGCGCTCGCCGCGGCCGGCGGCATTGCCGCAATTCGCGGCCGGCTGATCGACGACTGCGCGCTGGCGGCGCTGCTCAAGGAACAAGGCGCGATCTGGCTCGGTCTAAGCCACGAGACGCGCAGTTTGCGTCCATACGACCGTCTGGCCGAGTTCTGGGCGATGGTCGCGCGGTCGGCCTATACGCAGCTTGGCTACTCGCGGCGCCTGCTGCTCGCGACCGTTTGCGTTATGACCGTGCAGTACCTCACGCCGCCCGCCGCGATCGTCTACGGCGTGATCGTCGCCAACCTATGGATTGCGATTCTCGGCGTGCTTGCCTGGTCGGTGATGGTCGCTATGTTCACGCCGACATTGATGCTCTATCGAATGCCGACGGCTTGGGGGCTGGCGTTGCCGCTGGCGGCGTTGCTCTATGTGCTGATGACGATCGACTCGGCACGGCTGACATGGCAGGGACGCGGCGGCTTGTGGAAGGGGCGCAGTTTTTCCGCCCGCGCAGATTCTGATCTGAGCTCGGCGTGA
- the hpnD gene encoding presqualene diphosphate synthase HpnD: protein MSADSVPAQAYVEQVVRASGTSFYWAMRFLPPEKRAAMLAVYAFCREVDDVADEPGDVDAKRRALAEWREEIEALFRGAPRQPVTAALSPAVSGFALRKADFLAIIDGMEMDAAERIRIADLDELRLYCDRVACAVGRLSVRIFGVGDPLGDQLATTLGHALQLTNILRDVKEDASRDRLYLPHDLLTKRGIDAGPDVLAILHNSGVASVCADLAGMAVKHFDEAAACIDRCERRQVRPATVMMHVYQRTLSRLIHRGWRRWAEPVSLSSAEKLWIALRYGMI, encoded by the coding sequence GTGAGCGCCGATTCGGTCCCGGCGCAGGCCTACGTTGAGCAGGTGGTGCGTGCCTCCGGGACCTCGTTCTATTGGGCGATGCGCTTCCTGCCACCGGAAAAACGGGCGGCGATGTTAGCCGTCTATGCGTTCTGCCGCGAGGTCGATGACGTCGCTGACGAGCCGGGAGACGTGGACGCGAAGCGGCGCGCGCTGGCCGAATGGCGCGAAGAGATCGAGGCGCTGTTTCGCGGCGCACCCCGCCAGCCGGTGACAGCGGCACTGTCGCCCGCAGTTTCCGGCTTTGCGCTACGCAAGGCGGATTTCCTTGCGATCATTGACGGCATGGAAATGGATGCCGCCGAACGCATCCGTATCGCCGATCTCGATGAGCTGAGGCTTTACTGTGACCGCGTCGCCTGCGCGGTCGGTCGGCTCTCGGTCCGCATCTTCGGCGTCGGTGATCCGTTGGGCGACCAACTGGCGACGACGCTCGGCCACGCGCTGCAACTCACCAATATCCTGCGGGATGTCAAGGAGGACGCCAGCCGAGACCGGCTCTACCTGCCCCACGATCTGCTGACGAAGCGCGGGATCGATGCCGGTCCGGACGTGCTGGCGATACTGCACAACTCCGGGGTCGCGTCCGTTTGCGCCGATCTTGCCGGCATGGCGGTCAAGCACTTCGACGAAGCCGCAGCCTGCATCGATCGCTGTGAGCGTCGGCAGGTTCGTCCGGCCACGGTCATGATGCATGTCTACCAGCGGACGCTGAGCCGCCTCATTCATCGGGGCTGGCGGCGATGGGCCGAGCCAGTATCGCTATCCTCGGCCGAAAAGCTCTGGATCGCGCTGCGTTACGGGATGATCTGA
- a CDS encoding FAD-dependent oxidoreductase → MSGQIHVVGAGLSGLAAAVDLAASGRRVVVYEHAGHAGGRCRSFVDDTLARTIDNGNHLVLSGNTSLHAYLRTIGAVDGLTGPPTARFPFLDLATGERWDVRPGAGRIPWWVLSPSRRIPGTRLGEYLATWRLACAGANATVAESVGGNGTLYRRFWEPLAVAVLNTAAEEGAARLLWPVLRETFGRGEAACRPRIAERGLSSCFVDPALTFLRRRGVDVRLHARLRSLESADGEVRRLCFASVGAVDIGPDDAVVLAVPPNAAATVLPGLTTPMASRAIVNAHFLLPRPFTRAVFLGLVGGVSHWIFVRDDVASVTVSAAEDLAGRANDEIVARVWPEVTRALNLGDVPLSTWKIIKEKRATFAQTPAEVLRRPPSRTGLRNLRLAGDWTDTGLPATIEGSVRSGHTAAESLAQLATLS, encoded by the coding sequence ATGTCCGGCCAGATTCACGTCGTAGGCGCGGGCCTCTCTGGCCTCGCGGCGGCGGTCGATCTCGCGGCATCGGGTCGGCGGGTTGTCGTCTACGAGCACGCCGGACACGCCGGCGGTCGCTGCCGCTCGTTTGTCGATGACACCCTCGCGCGGACGATCGATAACGGCAATCACCTGGTATTGAGCGGCAACACCTCGCTTCACGCGTATTTGCGGACGATCGGCGCCGTCGACGGCTTGACCGGCCCGCCGACGGCGCGATTTCCCTTCCTCGATCTTGCCACCGGCGAGCGCTGGGACGTCCGTCCCGGTGCCGGACGCATTCCGTGGTGGGTTTTGTCGCCGTCGCGACGAATTCCGGGCACGCGCCTTGGCGAGTACCTCGCAACATGGCGGCTTGCCTGCGCCGGCGCGAACGCCACCGTTGCCGAGAGCGTCGGGGGGAACGGCACTTTGTATCGCCGGTTCTGGGAGCCGCTGGCGGTGGCCGTGCTTAACACCGCGGCGGAGGAGGGGGCGGCGCGACTGCTCTGGCCAGTGCTGCGTGAAACGTTTGGCCGCGGCGAGGCCGCCTGCCGGCCGCGCATCGCCGAGCGCGGGCTAAGCAGCTGCTTCGTCGATCCGGCTTTGACGTTTCTGCGCCGACGCGGGGTGGACGTGCGCCTGCACGCGCGCTTGCGCAGCCTGGAGAGCGCCGACGGCGAGGTGCGTCGCCTGTGCTTCGCGTCGGTGGGCGCGGTCGACATCGGCCCGGACGATGCCGTGGTGCTGGCCGTTCCGCCCAACGCCGCGGCAACGGTGCTGCCGGGGCTGACGACGCCGATGGCGAGCCGGGCGATCGTCAATGCCCATTTCTTGCTTCCACGACCATTCACTCGGGCGGTTTTCCTCGGGCTCGTCGGCGGTGTCTCCCACTGGATCTTCGTGCGCGACGACGTGGCATCGGTCACCGTCAGTGCCGCCGAGGATCTCGCCGGAAGGGCCAACGATGAGATTGTTGCGCGCGTGTGGCCAGAGGTGACGAGAGCACTCAATCTGGGAGATGTGCCGCTTTCGACCTGGAAGATCATCAAGGAAAAGCGCGCCACGTTTGCGCAGACACCGGCGGAGGTCCTCCGCCGGCCGCCAAGCCGCACGGGCCTGCGCAACCTTCGATTGGCCGGCGATTGGACCGATACCGGTTTGCCGGCGACGATCGAGGGGAGCGTGCGTTCTGGTCACACTGCGGCAGAGAGTCTCGCGCAATTAGCGACATTATCTTGA
- the shc gene encoding squalene--hopene cyclase, translated as MRKTRASTANESSDPGRLDDGLDLAISEAAAWLTNRQHGDGHWVFELEADATIPSEYILANHFMDEINDPIERRIAQYLRRTQGRHGGWSLYHDGDFDLSASVKAYFALKMVGDDQDLPHMRRACAAILEHGGAARANVFTRILLALFGQVPWRAAPWIRPEAMLMPAWAPFHIDKVSYWSRTVMVPLFILAALKPRARNPRGVDIRELFVTPPELERRYMRNPTGERIGDVFLALDHVGRIVEPLFPRSMQRRSIDKAAAFIKERLNGEDGLGGIFPAMAYSYMAFDALEYPRDHPDMQTIRSAMDKLLVLREDEAYVQPCLSPIWDTGLALHALLESGVPGDEAVVASGCDWLVERQVLDVYGDWTANRPNLRPGGWAFQYRNDHYPDVDDTAVIAMALHRAGASTYDGAVARACEWVIGMQSRSGGWGAFDADNEHYELNSIPFADHGALLDPPTADVTARCLGMLIQVGHGRDHPSVARALDYLKGQQEADGSWFGRWGTNYVYGTWSVLCALNAVGEDMQAPYIRRAVGFIKSRQREDGGWGEDCASYWPERRHEVKTSTPSQTSWALLALMAAGDVECPEVRRGVAYLLAAPREGGQWHEEYYNAVGFPRVFYLRYYGYSAYFPLWALARYRNLKRSNTKTTSFGI; from the coding sequence ATGCGCAAGACGCGGGCGAGCACTGCCAACGAAAGCTCCGATCCGGGGCGGCTGGATGACGGTCTCGATCTGGCGATTTCCGAGGCGGCGGCGTGGCTGACGAACCGGCAACACGGTGATGGTCATTGGGTCTTCGAACTGGAAGCTGACGCGACCATTCCGTCCGAGTACATCCTGGCCAATCACTTTATGGACGAAATCAACGATCCAATCGAACGCAGGATCGCGCAGTACCTGCGCCGGACCCAGGGACGGCATGGCGGCTGGTCATTATATCACGACGGCGACTTCGACCTGAGCGCGTCGGTCAAGGCGTACTTCGCGCTGAAAATGGTCGGCGATGATCAGGACCTGCCACACATGCGGCGGGCGTGCGCGGCAATCCTCGAACATGGCGGGGCAGCGCGGGCCAACGTCTTCACCCGCATCCTGCTTGCCCTGTTTGGACAGGTTCCCTGGCGCGCCGCGCCGTGGATACGCCCGGAAGCCATGCTCATGCCGGCATGGGCGCCATTTCATATCGACAAGGTCTCCTACTGGTCGCGCACGGTGATGGTACCGCTGTTCATCCTGGCGGCGCTGAAACCACGCGCACGCAATCCACGCGGAGTGGACATTCGCGAGCTGTTCGTCACTCCACCCGAACTCGAACGCCGGTATATGCGCAATCCCACCGGTGAGCGCATCGGTGATGTGTTCCTCGCGCTTGATCACGTTGGGCGGATTGTCGAGCCGCTGTTTCCCCGCTCGATGCAGCGCCGCTCGATTGACAAGGCCGCCGCTTTCATCAAGGAACGCCTGAACGGCGAGGACGGCCTTGGCGGGATTTTCCCGGCGATGGCCTATTCGTACATGGCCTTTGACGCGCTGGAATATCCGCGTGACCATCCGGACATGCAGACGATTCGCTCGGCGATGGACAAGCTCCTGGTCCTGCGCGAGGACGAAGCCTACGTCCAGCCGTGCCTTTCGCCGATCTGGGACACCGGCCTCGCGCTGCACGCGCTGCTCGAGAGTGGCGTTCCGGGGGACGAGGCGGTGGTGGCGTCCGGCTGCGATTGGCTGGTCGAACGCCAGGTGCTCGACGTCTACGGCGACTGGACGGCCAACCGGCCAAATCTGCGGCCCGGCGGATGGGCTTTCCAGTATCGCAACGACCACTATCCGGATGTGGACGACACGGCGGTTATCGCCATGGCCCTGCATCGGGCGGGTGCGTCCACCTACGACGGCGCGGTAGCTCGCGCCTGCGAGTGGGTGATCGGCATGCAGAGCCGCAGCGGCGGCTGGGGTGCCTTTGATGCCGACAACGAACACTATGAGCTCAACAGCATTCCGTTCGCCGACCACGGCGCCCTGCTCGATCCACCGACCGCCGACGTGACCGCGCGCTGCCTCGGCATGCTGATACAGGTCGGTCACGGCAGGGACCACCCATCGGTGGCACGGGCGCTGGACTACCTCAAGGGGCAGCAGGAGGCGGATGGCTCATGGTTCGGCCGGTGGGGAACGAACTACGTCTACGGCACATGGTCGGTTCTCTGTGCGCTCAATGCCGTCGGCGAGGACATGCAGGCCCCTTATATCCGGCGAGCCGTGGGTTTCATCAAGTCGCGCCAGCGCGAGGACGGCGGCTGGGGTGAGGATTGCGCCAGCTACTGGCCGGAGCGGCGTCATGAGGTCAAGACGAGCACTCCCTCGCAAACCTCCTGGGCGCTGCTCGCGCTGATGGCGGCGGGGGATGTCGAGTGCCCCGAGGTGCGCCGCGGCGTCGCGTACCTGTTGGCGGCGCCGCGTGAAGGCGGACAGTGGCACGAGGAATATTACAACGCCGTCGGTTTCCCGCGCGTTTTCTACCTCCGCTACTACGGGTACAGCGCCTATTTCCCGCTGTGGGCGCTTGCCCGATATCGCAATTTGAAGCGAAGCAACACCAAGACGACCAGCTTCGGCATTTGA